The Streptomyces tubercidicus DNA segment TCCTGATGCTGCGTCACGACGTACTCCCACTCCTCGAATCACATGCCGCGCGCTGCCTGCTGCCTGCTGCGTGAACAGCACCACGGCCTGACACCGGTTCACGGGCCGGAGTGCGCCGGCCCGTGAACCGATGCCTTCACCTTGCCGGGCGGCCGGGTGGGGGTCGATTACGCGGGAGGTAATGGCGGAGTGCTCCCGCGTAATCGCCCCCTCGCTCAGCTGTGGAAGCGGATGTAGCCGTCGCCGTCGGAGTCGGATCCACGCTTCGTGTAGGAGTGGACGTCCGAGCGGCTGCCGGAGGGCTTGTACAGGTAGATGGTGTCGCGGTCGTTGTTCCACAGGAAGTTGCAGTTGTCGCGGTAGACCACGTTGTACTTGTCGGAGTCGGTGCCGTGACCGCCGCGGAGCTTCACATAGTCCCCGAGCTGAAGGTAGTGACTGGCGGTGAAGGTGAAGCGATTGCCGGTGGCGTCCTTCACCACATAGCCCTTGAGGTTGACGGTCCCCGACGAGTAGTTCTTGATCGTCAGGTATTCCTGAGCGCTGTTGCCCGAGGAGCATCTGTTGGAGTCCGGACCGGGCGCGTCGTACTGGACACCCCGAATCTTCAACGCCGAGTGGTACTCCGCGGCTTGGGCCGGCGCGGCGGCAAGAACGGACAGCGCACCGGCTACGACGGCAGCGGCAGCAGCGACGACAGGACGCTTACGCAAGAGATCCTCCACAGTTTGACGAGCTTGTGTTGCATGTGCAGGACCTGCGAATGGTGGCGATGGTTGCACGATGAACAACAGTGATCGGACTCGACCGGAGGGGGGAGAACTTCGCCCACGAATGCACGTCCGGGGCCCCGGGGCACACGGCGCGGCAGCCGCGGTGCGGGACCGTGGCCAGTCACTCTTTTGGCCTATGCGCCGCGATGTGAGCCCGGATGTGCCATTCGGGTGGCCGCGGGGCCCCAAGGGATCCGTTCGCCGTCACCGCCGCGTCGCTGATCGTGGGCGTTGCGCAGAACGTGGGGCGGCATAGCCTGGGGGGTATTGCCACGCTTGTCCCGGCCCCGTGCCGCTGGGCGGCATCCGGCGGCGACTGCGGCAAGCCCGGGTCCGCCCGTGCCGAGCGGGTGGTCGGTGAGCAACGCCGACGAGAGGACACGCCATGAGCAACCCGACACCCGACGAAAACGCGCCCCCGAGCCAGGCCACGTCCCCCGAGGGAGCGCCGTCCGCGGCGGAGGAGGCGAATACCCAGGCCGCGCTGGTGGATCTTGCGAACAGCATGGCCCTGCTGCCGCAGGCGCCGCCGGCCGAGGGCGAGGAGGCGCAGCCGGAGGGCGCTATCTCGCTGCCGGTCATCGAGCAGGACGGCAACCGGTACGTCCCCGTCTTCACCACCGAGGACGCGCTGGTGGCGGCCGGGGGAGATCCTGGCGCCGCGCTCAGCATCCCCGTCGTCGAACTGGCCGCTAACTGGCCGGCGGACGATCTGTGGCTGGCGGTCAATCCGTCCACGGAGGAGGGGCTCGCCCTTCCGCCCGACTTGGTGCGGGCGCTGCCGGTCTTCAGCCAAGCCGGTGCGCAGGGTGGTGGGCCTGGGGAGCCGGGCCAGGGCTCTATGGGATAGCGGGGCCGAACGGATAGCACGGCGGCCCTGGTCCCGCCAGGAGCAGCCTCGGCCGGCCAGCGCGCGGACGGGGCCGGGGTCGTCCCGGACTCCCCCGTGACCAACGCGCCACAGTTCCCCGTGACCGAGCCGGTGACGGGCGCGCCGGAAGGCAAGCCCACCCCCACAGGTACCGCTAACC contains these protein-coding regions:
- a CDS encoding lamin tail domain-containing protein: MRKRPVVAAAAAVVAGALSVLAAAPAQAAEYHSALKIRGVQYDAPGPDSNRCSSGNSAQEYLTIKNYSSGTVNLKGYVVKDATGNRFTFTASHYLQLGDYVKLRGGHGTDSDKYNVVYRDNCNFLWNNDRDTIYLYKPSGSRSDVHSYTKRGSDSDGDGYIRFHS
- a CDS encoding SseB family protein — protein: MSNPTPDENAPPSQATSPEGAPSAAEEANTQAALVDLANSMALLPQAPPAEGEEAQPEGAISLPVIEQDGNRYVPVFTTEDALVAAGGDPGAALSIPVVELAANWPADDLWLAVNPSTEEGLALPPDLVRALPVFSQAGAQGGGPGEPGQGSMG